One window of Vicinamibacterales bacterium genomic DNA carries:
- a CDS encoding TonB-dependent receptor, with protein sequence MRLRSVLLLAVVFALATAATGFAQRPGEIFGKATDTSGGVMPGVTVTLTGASLLQPMVATTGATGTYRFPGLGVGVYTIRFELTGFKIFVRDAVRLESGASVQINSALEISQLQETVTVTGETPVVDLRDTSKTARFTQEALQNIPSARDPWVIIEQSPGVAMDRQNVGGSASGQQSNFVARGSAMSQQKWNLDGIDITDLSATGGSPVYFDFDAFEEMQVTAGGSDVSMMSPGVSVNLITKSGTDKLKGSGRFYVTPEKFESNNLTDALRRSGATSGNPIQDIRDYGIEAGGPIKTGRAWFWGSYGKQDVKVGINGFYLTDTACLAVKAAPLNYTIDQIRSCLNTDQTVLTTYNAKVAVQTFKNNQFSFYFNGNQKYRNARDASDTRPGETTYIQQGVQNDALGSPYWKTGMPKTYKWSDRQILSDKFMVEFSYTHVGNNFVLDFHDPSLASVQPSYDVPTGVWGRSYQQTVYVRPTDSIDVSANYFLPGFLGGDHTFKFGGKVRNDIAHTENQWGGSGYVRYNASKNVIGTTTEAQMYRPYQVEYKEMNRGLYFQDTYSRKKLTLNLGFRFDYQNDQSNPAAMKAHPFQGQMTGSGVPFTWLPAISYPSIDSDVQLKDITPRVGLTYDLLGNGKTVAKFNYAMYASQRGTGDFSSTYNPVGSTYVRFPWKDLNGDGIATANEIFPLNPTTGAVNVLSSGGNYNPDNPNFVGVTNKNDPNAKNGYTHEIIVGIDRQIGPDFGVGFSYIWRKYGNFFSSRRFTTTPGDFTSANYAALVYTPPASACVNPGARCEAVTYYQPNVNYPSSYVYGNLPDYNRSYQGFELSVRKRMSNRWMMNGGFAYNNAILHYDSAAAYQDPTNISMLNGAQFAEESTSSGLDNVFVNAKWTFKLSGAYTLPLWDIGVAGFFNARNGYPFEAAILTPSRLNRAGTATVILDKVGDNRLPNFSTVDFRVDKTFKFNRVRIMASMDVFNLLNGNTTLAKSRTMNAPNGDLIKSILAPRVMRFGFRVTF encoded by the coding sequence ATGAGGCTTCGTTCGGTTCTTCTGCTTGCCGTGGTGTTTGCTCTGGCCACGGCGGCCACCGGCTTCGCGCAGCGGCCCGGTGAGATTTTCGGGAAGGCCACTGACACGTCTGGCGGCGTGATGCCGGGCGTGACCGTCACACTGACTGGCGCCTCACTTCTGCAGCCGATGGTCGCCACCACCGGCGCGACCGGCACTTACCGCTTCCCGGGTCTCGGCGTCGGTGTCTACACGATCAGGTTCGAGTTGACCGGGTTCAAGATCTTTGTTCGCGATGCGGTCCGGCTCGAAAGCGGCGCGAGCGTCCAGATCAACTCCGCGCTCGAGATTTCGCAGTTGCAGGAAACCGTGACGGTCACCGGCGAGACGCCGGTCGTCGACCTGCGCGACACGTCGAAGACGGCGCGCTTCACGCAGGAAGCGCTGCAGAACATCCCGTCGGCGCGCGACCCGTGGGTCATCATCGAGCAGTCGCCGGGCGTGGCGATGGACCGCCAGAACGTCGGCGGCAGCGCGTCGGGCCAGCAGTCGAACTTCGTGGCTCGCGGCTCCGCGATGTCGCAGCAGAAGTGGAACCTCGACGGCATCGACATCACCGACCTCTCCGCGACGGGCGGCTCGCCGGTGTACTTCGACTTCGACGCCTTCGAAGAGATGCAGGTCACGGCGGGCGGCAGCGACGTGTCGATGATGTCGCCGGGCGTCAGCGTGAACCTGATCACCAAGAGCGGCACGGACAAGCTGAAGGGCTCGGGCCGTTTCTATGTCACCCCTGAGAAGTTCGAGTCGAACAACCTGACCGACGCTCTCCGCAGGAGCGGCGCCACCTCCGGAAACCCGATCCAGGACATCAGGGACTACGGGATCGAAGCCGGCGGCCCGATCAAGACGGGACGCGCGTGGTTCTGGGGCAGCTACGGCAAGCAGGACGTCAAGGTCGGGATCAACGGGTTCTACCTGACCGACACCGCGTGCCTGGCGGTCAAGGCCGCTCCGCTCAACTACACGATCGACCAAATTCGCAGTTGCTTGAACACCGACCAGACCGTGCTGACCACCTACAACGCGAAGGTGGCGGTCCAGACGTTCAAGAACAACCAGTTCTCGTTCTACTTCAACGGGAACCAGAAGTACCGCAACGCGCGTGATGCGTCCGACACCCGCCCGGGCGAGACCACCTACATCCAGCAGGGCGTGCAGAACGACGCGCTTGGCTCGCCGTATTGGAAGACCGGCATGCCGAAGACCTACAAGTGGTCGGACCGGCAGATCCTGAGCGACAAGTTCATGGTCGAGTTCTCGTATACGCACGTCGGCAACAACTTCGTGCTCGACTTCCACGACCCGTCGCTCGCGTCCGTGCAGCCCAGCTACGATGTCCCGACCGGCGTCTGGGGCCGTTCGTATCAGCAGACGGTCTACGTGCGCCCGACCGACTCGATCGACGTGTCGGCCAACTACTTCCTGCCCGGCTTCCTGGGCGGCGACCACACGTTCAAGTTCGGCGGCAAGGTCCGCAACGACATCGCCCACACCGAGAACCAGTGGGGTGGCAGCGGCTACGTGCGCTACAACGCGTCGAAGAACGTCATCGGCACGACGACCGAAGCGCAGATGTACCGGCCGTACCAGGTCGAGTACAAGGAAATGAACCGCGGGCTGTACTTCCAGGACACCTACAGCCGCAAGAAACTGACGCTCAACCTCGGCTTCCGCTTCGACTACCAGAACGACCAGTCGAACCCGGCCGCGATGAAGGCGCATCCGTTCCAGGGACAGATGACCGGTTCGGGCGTGCCGTTCACGTGGCTGCCGGCAATTTCCTATCCGTCGATCGACTCCGACGTGCAACTCAAGGACATCACGCCGCGCGTCGGTCTCACCTACGACCTGCTCGGCAACGGCAAGACGGTCGCGAAGTTCAACTACGCGATGTATGCCAGCCAGCGCGGCACGGGCGACTTCTCGAGCACCTACAACCCGGTCGGCTCGACCTACGTCCGCTTCCCGTGGAAGGACCTCAACGGCGACGGGATCGCAACCGCCAACGAGATCTTCCCGCTCAACCCGACGACGGGTGCGGTCAACGTCCTGTCCTCGGGCGGCAACTACAATCCCGACAACCCGAACTTCGTGGGCGTCACGAACAAGAACGACCCGAACGCCAAGAACGGGTACACCCACGAGATCATCGTCGGCATCGACCGCCAGATCGGTCCGGACTTCGGGGTCGGCTTCTCGTACATCTGGCGCAAGTACGGGAACTTCTTCTCGAGCCGACGGTTCACCACCACCCCTGGCGACTTCACGTCTGCCAACTACGCGGCGCTCGTCTACACGCCGCCGGCCTCTGCCTGCGTGAACCCGGGAGCCCGCTGCGAGGCGGTGACGTACTACCAGCCGAACGTCAACTATCCGTCGTCGTACGTTTACGGAAACCTCCCCGACTACAACCGTAGCTATCAGGGATTCGAGCTGAGCGTGCGGAAACGGATGTCCAACCGCTGGATGATGAACGGCGGGTTCGCCTACAACAACGCGATCCTGCACTACGATTCGGCGGCGGCCTACCAGGACCCGACCAACATCAGCATGCTGAACGGCGCGCAGTTCGCCGAGGAATCGACCTCGAGCGGTCTCGACAACGTGTTCGTCAACGCCAAATGGACGTTCAAGCTGTCGGGCGCCTACACGCTGCCGCTGTGGGACATCGGCGTGGCGGGCTTCTTCAACGCGCGCAACGGCTACCCGTTCGAAGCCGCGATCCTCACGCCGAGCCGTTTGAACCGCGCCGGCACGGCCACCGTCATCCTGGACAAGGTCGGCGACAACCGCCTGCCGAACTTCAGCACGGTGGATTTCCGCGTGGACAAGACGTTCAAGTTCAACCGTGTTCGCATCATGGCGAGCATGGACGTGTTCAACCTGCTCAACGGCAACACGACACTGGCCAAGAGCCGGACGATGAACGCGCCCAACGGCGACCTGATCAAGAGCATCCTGGCGCCGCGCGTCATGCGGTTCGGATTCAGGGTGACCTTCTAG
- a CDS encoding prolyl oligopeptidase family serine peptidase, which translates to MRIRTPARRWSLVLAALALWAIALNADSAFAQKKPITHDVYDTWRSIQGTKLSRDGGWLVYALAAQEGDGELVARNLKTDAEIRQPRGKDPVITANGKYVLYGIAPPRADVDKAKKDKKKADEMPKSGFGILDLSTGKAVTFDRVKSFKVPEESAAVVAFLFEAPEKKADASDDKDKKVEAKPEEKRDGKKKNEKKKEPGTDLVVRNLADGGEVKIAEVTDYEWAKSGDLLAYTVSSKKPESDGAFVRKTADGSVRSVLTGLGNYKGIAFDDAGGQLAFVSDRDDYKAEAPAFRLYAWSSPGDKAIELVSAASPGMPAGAAVSEYGKLEFSKDGSRLLFGTAPAPKAVPEGAPDPAKVDIWTWKDPELQPMQKVRLEEEKKRSFRAAVSLKNRKFVQLADSDMPDIRLSEDATRALGQSDVPYRQLVSWDGEYADFYAVNPLDGSRKKIIEKAHFGATLSPAGAYVLYFDYRDTNWYVVRNTDGKVIKLTDKSLGVRFDDETSNTPEPPRPWGVAGWTEGDRSLLVYDRYDIWELRPDGTAPRTITNGVGRKQKLVFRYQRPEADEAAVPRGRRVAVDEQPIKLDKPLLLQATDDTTKASGFYRVTVPPVPAAVAADARTAKKASRQGGAGAESASAASTGPGSGPALQDPTKLLMLDKMVGGFIKAKGADTVVITEQRFEEFPNLWVTDLSLANPRKVTDANPQQGTYVWGRSELIEYVNADNVTLRAILTKPENFDPSKKYPLLVYIYEELTDGLHRFVPPAPGTSINVSRFVSNGYIVLRPDIIYDTGYPGQSALKCVLPAVQRVVSMGFVDPKRVGIQGHSWGGYQITYLITQTNMFRAVEAGASVSNMVSAYGGIRWGTGMSRAFQYEKTQSRIGAPPWERPLQFIENSPIFWVEKVKTPYLTIHNDEDDAVPWYQGIEFFSALRRLGKEAYMFVYNGEKHGLRERDNQKHWTVHLCEFFDHHLKDAPRPEWMDKGVPYLEKGKRDVSGQFKGK; encoded by the coding sequence ATGCGCATACGAACGCCTGCGCGACGATGGAGTCTCGTTCTTGCGGCGCTGGCCTTGTGGGCCATCGCACTGAACGCGGACTCTGCGTTCGCGCAGAAGAAGCCGATCACCCACGACGTGTATGACACCTGGCGGTCCATCCAGGGGACGAAGCTGTCCCGCGATGGCGGCTGGCTGGTCTACGCGCTCGCCGCCCAGGAGGGCGATGGCGAACTCGTCGCCAGGAATCTGAAGACCGACGCCGAGATTCGGCAGCCGCGCGGCAAGGATCCCGTCATCACGGCGAACGGCAAGTACGTCCTCTATGGCATTGCACCGCCCCGCGCCGACGTGGACAAGGCCAAGAAGGACAAGAAGAAGGCAGACGAGATGCCGAAGTCCGGTTTCGGCATCCTCGATCTCTCCACTGGAAAGGCCGTCACGTTCGATCGAGTGAAGAGCTTCAAGGTGCCCGAGGAGTCCGCCGCCGTTGTCGCCTTCTTGTTCGAGGCGCCGGAGAAGAAGGCCGACGCCAGCGACGACAAGGACAAGAAGGTAGAGGCAAAACCTGAAGAGAAGAGGGACGGCAAGAAGAAGAACGAGAAGAAGAAGGAGCCGGGTACCGATCTGGTCGTGCGGAACCTCGCCGACGGCGGTGAAGTGAAGATCGCGGAGGTGACCGACTACGAATGGGCGAAGTCGGGAGACCTTCTCGCGTACACCGTCTCGTCGAAGAAGCCCGAGAGCGACGGCGCGTTCGTCCGCAAGACGGCCGACGGCAGCGTCCGATCGGTGCTCACCGGACTCGGGAACTACAAGGGCATCGCGTTCGACGACGCGGGAGGCCAACTGGCGTTCGTGAGCGACCGTGACGACTACAAGGCGGAGGCGCCGGCATTCAGGCTCTATGCCTGGTCCTCTCCCGGGGACAAGGCGATTGAACTCGTGTCCGCCGCATCGCCGGGCATGCCCGCGGGCGCTGCCGTCAGCGAGTACGGCAAGCTCGAGTTCTCGAAGGATGGCAGCCGCCTGTTGTTCGGCACGGCGCCCGCCCCGAAGGCGGTTCCGGAAGGCGCTCCCGATCCCGCGAAGGTGGACATCTGGACCTGGAAGGACCCGGAACTCCAACCGATGCAGAAGGTGCGCCTCGAAGAGGAGAAGAAGCGCAGCTTCCGAGCCGCGGTGTCGCTGAAGAACAGGAAGTTCGTCCAGCTCGCGGATTCCGACATGCCCGATATCCGCCTGTCGGAGGACGCCACGAGGGCGCTCGGGCAGTCGGACGTCCCCTACAGGCAGCTCGTGTCGTGGGACGGTGAGTACGCCGACTTCTACGCCGTGAATCCGCTCGACGGATCGCGCAAGAAGATCATCGAGAAGGCGCACTTCGGCGCCACGCTCTCGCCCGCCGGTGCCTACGTCCTCTACTTCGACTACCGCGACACCAACTGGTACGTCGTCCGCAACACGGACGGCAAGGTGATCAAGCTCACCGACAAGTCGCTTGGCGTGCGGTTCGACGACGAGACGTCGAACACGCCGGAACCACCGCGTCCGTGGGGCGTCGCCGGGTGGACCGAAGGCGATCGCTCTCTGTTGGTCTACGACCGCTACGACATCTGGGAACTGCGGCCGGATGGCACCGCGCCGCGAACGATCACCAATGGCGTCGGCCGGAAACAGAAGCTCGTCTTCCGGTACCAGCGCCCCGAGGCGGACGAGGCTGCCGTGCCGCGTGGCCGCCGGGTCGCCGTTGACGAGCAGCCGATCAAACTCGACAAACCGCTTCTCCTGCAGGCAACCGACGACACGACGAAGGCCAGCGGCTTCTACCGCGTCACCGTGCCTCCGGTCCCGGCAGCGGTGGCCGCCGACGCCAGGACGGCGAAGAAAGCTTCGCGTCAAGGTGGCGCGGGAGCGGAAAGCGCCAGTGCCGCCTCGACGGGGCCTGGCTCCGGTCCGGCTCTCCAGGATCCGACGAAGCTTCTGATGCTCGACAAGATGGTCGGCGGCTTCATCAAGGCGAAGGGAGCCGACACGGTCGTCATCACCGAGCAGCGGTTCGAGGAATTTCCAAACCTCTGGGTGACCGATCTCTCACTCGCGAACCCTCGGAAGGTCACCGACGCCAATCCGCAGCAGGGCACCTACGTCTGGGGCCGATCCGAGTTGATCGAGTACGTCAACGCCGACAACGTCACGCTGCGGGCCATTCTGACGAAGCCCGAGAATTTCGACCCGTCGAAGAAGTACCCCCTGTTGGTCTACATCTACGAGGAACTGACCGACGGGCTGCACCGCTTTGTCCCGCCGGCGCCCGGCACCAGCATCAACGTCTCCCGCTTCGTCAGCAACGGCTATATCGTCCTGCGGCCGGACATCATCTACGACACCGGCTATCCGGGGCAGAGCGCGCTCAAGTGCGTGCTGCCGGCCGTGCAGCGCGTCGTCTCGATGGGGTTCGTCGATCCGAAGCGCGTCGGCATCCAGGGACATAGCTGGGGCGGCTATCAGATCACCTATCTCATCACGCAGACCAACATGTTCCGCGCGGTCGAAGCCGGCGCGTCGGTGAGCAACATGGTCAGCGCGTACGGCGGCATCCGGTGGGGCACCGGGATGTCGCGCGCGTTCCAGTACGAGAAGACCCAGAGCCGGATAGGCGCCCCGCCGTGGGAACGGCCGCTCCAGTTCATCGAGAACTCGCCCATCTTCTGGGTCGAGAAGGTCAAGACGCCCTACCTGACGATCCACAACGACGAAGACGACGCGGTGCCGTGGTATCAGGGGATCGAGTTCTTCAGCGCCCTGCGGCGGCTGGGGAAAGAGGCGTACATGTTTGTGTACAACGGCGAGAAGCACGGGCTGCGTGAGCGCGACAACCAGAAGCACTGGACCGTGCACCTCTGCGAGTTCTTCGATCATCACCTGAAGGACGCGCCGCGGCCGGAGTGGATGGACAAGGGCGTGCCGTATCTCGAGAAGGGAAAGCGGGACGTCAGCGGTCAGTTCAAGGGGAAGTAG
- a CDS encoding carboxypeptidase regulatory-like domain-containing protein codes for MKVRSALLLATAFVLALAASGFAQQPGEIYGKVADASGAVMPGVTVTLTGTVLLQPMVATSSASGGYRFPGLAVGVYSVRFEIPGFKTYVRDAVRMEIGANLQINAALEISTVQETVTVSGETPIVDLRETGKTSRFTQEALQSIPSARDPWVIIEQSAGVAMDRSNVGGSASGQQSNFVARGALMSQQKWNLDGVDVTDMNATGGSPVYFDFDAFEEMQISTGGNDVTMQSPGVSVNLVTKSGTDKLRGSGRYYITDQKFESVNLNDTIRKQGATSGNPIQKITDYGFEVGGPIKKGKAWFWGSYGKQDINVGVNGFYKASDQCQTLKADMKSNPLSHAVEDIWGCLNTDLTTLNNYNAKVAVELFKNNQFSFYFNGAEKVRNARNASDTHPIETTWRQGGVADTSLGSTFWKTGMPKTYKWSDRHIFSDRFMMEYQYAHIGNNFVLDFHDPSLAAVQTLYDQNTGMYARSFYAQSIVRPTDSIDITGNYFLPAFLGGDNSFKVGFKYRNDGALTLTHYGGNAYSVLTNGVPTEAWIYRDGSSDYRLHNRSFYIQDSYARKNLTITLGLRYDYQTDAVVPASISAVPFFGQATRYGQVFNQLPGVDFSGAEAGVPWKNFSPRLGLSYDMTKDGRNVVKFNYSRYANQLGSGGIAYVYNPVVVTEVDYPWTDLNGDKIVQANEIDMRGKPLYATSGYDYNNPGGLARTTGTIDPNLTAPVTNEFIASYDRQLTTDFAVTGSFIYRKYSNFTVTKRAGMDSSNWVQKTFTPSVLPTYPADARVVPVTYFSPTSYPVTTVLGNRPDYYRTYEGVELTVRKRMSHNWMFNSSFSYNAAPQHYPTAASYGPAAYLDPTNVATYNGAQFAEESTSSGLDNVFVNAKWIFRMSGAYTVPVVKMGVAGFFNARSGYPFLAGVNVPSSLRNGAGAVVVILDNVGEVRLPTMQQLDVKIDRPFLLFNRLRVVASMDLFNLLNTNTTLAERRTQNANNANTIANIVSPRVLRFGFRVTF; via the coding sequence ATGAAGGTTCGTTCGGCGTTGTTGCTGGCCACGGCATTCGTGCTGGCCCTGGCCGCATCCGGCTTCGCGCAGCAGCCGGGAGAGATCTACGGGAAGGTGGCGGACGCAAGCGGCGCCGTCATGCCGGGCGTCACGGTCACACTGACCGGGACGGTACTGCTGCAGCCCATGGTGGCAACGAGCAGCGCGAGCGGCGGGTATCGATTTCCGGGCCTTGCCGTCGGCGTCTATTCGGTGAGATTCGAGATCCCCGGGTTCAAGACGTACGTTCGCGACGCGGTCCGCATGGAAATCGGCGCGAATCTGCAGATCAACGCGGCGCTCGAGATCTCGACGGTTCAGGAGACGGTGACCGTCTCCGGCGAAACGCCAATTGTGGACCTGCGCGAGACCGGCAAGACCAGCCGCTTCACCCAGGAAGCGCTCCAGAGCATCCCCTCGGCCCGCGACCCGTGGGTCATCATCGAGCAGTCGGCGGGCGTGGCGATGGACCGGTCGAACGTTGGCGGCAGCGCGTCGGGGCAGCAGTCGAACTTCGTGGCGCGCGGCGCGCTCATGAGCCAGCAGAAGTGGAACCTCGATGGCGTCGACGTGACCGACATGAACGCCACGGGAGGCTCGCCGGTGTACTTCGACTTCGACGCCTTCGAAGAGATGCAGATTTCGACGGGCGGCAACGACGTCACGATGCAGTCGCCGGGCGTCTCGGTCAACCTCGTCACCAAGAGCGGCACCGACAAACTGCGTGGCTCCGGGCGCTACTACATCACCGACCAGAAGTTCGAGTCGGTCAACCTGAATGACACCATTCGCAAGCAGGGCGCGACGTCTGGCAACCCCATTCAGAAGATCACCGACTACGGGTTCGAGGTCGGCGGCCCCATCAAGAAGGGCAAGGCGTGGTTCTGGGGCAGCTACGGCAAGCAGGACATCAACGTCGGCGTCAACGGCTTCTACAAGGCCAGCGATCAGTGCCAGACGCTCAAGGCCGACATGAAGAGCAACCCCTTGAGCCACGCCGTGGAGGACATTTGGGGCTGCCTCAACACCGACCTGACGACGTTGAACAACTACAACGCGAAGGTGGCGGTCGAGCTGTTCAAGAACAACCAGTTCTCCTTCTACTTCAACGGCGCCGAGAAGGTCCGCAACGCGCGGAACGCGTCCGACACGCACCCGATTGAGACCACCTGGCGCCAGGGCGGCGTCGCAGATACGAGCCTCGGTTCGACCTTCTGGAAGACCGGCATGCCGAAGACGTACAAGTGGAGCGACCGCCACATCTTCAGCGACCGCTTCATGATGGAGTACCAGTACGCGCACATCGGCAACAACTTCGTGCTGGACTTCCACGATCCGAGCCTGGCGGCCGTCCAGACGCTCTACGACCAGAACACGGGCATGTACGCGCGCTCGTTCTACGCGCAGAGCATCGTCCGACCGACCGACAGCATCGACATCACCGGCAACTACTTCCTCCCGGCATTCCTGGGTGGTGACAATTCGTTCAAGGTCGGCTTCAAATACCGCAACGATGGCGCGCTGACGCTCACGCACTACGGCGGCAACGCGTACTCGGTGCTGACCAACGGCGTCCCGACCGAAGCGTGGATCTACCGTGACGGCAGCAGCGACTACCGGCTGCACAACCGGTCCTTCTACATCCAGGACAGCTACGCCCGGAAGAACCTGACCATCACGCTCGGCCTGCGCTACGACTACCAGACCGATGCCGTGGTTCCAGCCAGCATCAGCGCCGTGCCGTTCTTCGGCCAGGCGACGCGCTACGGCCAGGTGTTCAACCAACTGCCGGGTGTCGACTTCTCCGGCGCCGAGGCGGGCGTGCCGTGGAAGAACTTCTCGCCGCGGCTCGGCCTCAGCTACGACATGACGAAGGACGGCAGGAACGTCGTGAAGTTCAACTACTCGCGCTACGCCAACCAGCTCGGGTCGGGCGGTATCGCCTACGTCTACAACCCGGTGGTCGTGACCGAAGTCGACTATCCCTGGACCGATCTGAACGGGGACAAGATCGTCCAGGCAAACGAGATCGATATGCGCGGGAAGCCGCTGTACGCGACGAGCGGGTACGACTACAACAACCCGGGCGGCCTGGCGAGGACCACCGGCACGATCGACCCGAACCTGACTGCGCCCGTCACCAACGAGTTCATCGCCAGCTACGACCGGCAACTGACGACGGACTTCGCGGTGACCGGCTCGTTCATCTACCGCAAGTACTCGAACTTCACCGTGACCAAGCGCGCCGGCATGGACAGCAGCAACTGGGTGCAGAAGACCTTCACGCCGTCGGTGCTGCCGACGTACCCGGCTGACGCTCGCGTGGTGCCCGTGACCTACTTCTCGCCGACGTCCTATCCGGTCACGACCGTGCTCGGCAACCGTCCGGACTACTACCGCACCTACGAAGGTGTCGAGTTGACCGTGCGAAAACGGATGTCGCACAACTGGATGTTCAACAGCAGCTTCTCGTACAACGCGGCGCCGCAGCACTATCCGACGGCCGCATCGTACGGTCCGGCGGCGTACCTCGACCCGACGAACGTGGCCACGTACAACGGCGCCCAGTTCGCCGAGGAGTCGACGTCGAGCGGCCTGGACAACGTGTTCGTGAACGCCAAGTGGATCTTCCGCATGTCCGGCGCCTACACGGTGCCGGTGGTGAAGATGGGCGTCGCCGGCTTCTTCAACGCGCGGAGCGGCTATCCGTTCCTGGCGGGCGTCAACGTGCCTTCCAGCTTGCGGAACGGCGCGGGCGCGGTCGTGGTGATCCTCGACAACGTGGGCGAGGTGCGACTGCCGACCATGCAGCAGCTCGATGTGAAGATCGACCGTCCGTTCCTGCTGTTCAACCGGCTGCGGGTCGTCGCCAGCATGGACCTGTTCAACCTGTTGAACACCAACACCACGCTGGCGGAACGCCGGACGCAGAACGCCAACAACGCGAACACGATCGCGAACATCGTGTCGCCGCGGGTCCTGCGTTTCGGATTCCGGGTGACTTTCTAG
- a CDS encoding HAD family phosphatase: MKQEGGSRVLEAVVFDFDGVLADTEPLHFSTIRATLEARGVPLSFEEYGERYLGYDDAGVFRAVARDRGLAWDAREIDALVQSKGQIFRRLAAETPVLFAGVAERLREWSAHVPMGIASGAFRDEIVMVLDSAGLSGMVRTIVGAGETTRHKPEPEPYLRALELLGPNLTPGRCVAIEDSPWGITSAREARMKVVALTTSCSSDRLFDAHHLVRSFEDLSLDLLNDVAARS, encoded by the coding sequence ATGAAGCAGGAAGGCGGCTCGCGGGTGCTCGAAGCGGTCGTGTTCGACTTCGATGGAGTGCTGGCCGATACCGAGCCGCTCCATTTCTCGACCATCCGAGCCACGCTCGAGGCGCGTGGCGTTCCGCTGTCCTTCGAGGAATACGGTGAACGCTACCTCGGGTACGACGATGCCGGGGTGTTCCGAGCCGTGGCGCGCGACCGGGGCCTGGCGTGGGATGCGCGCGAGATCGACGCTCTCGTCCAGTCGAAGGGCCAGATATTCCGCAGGCTCGCGGCGGAAACGCCGGTGCTGTTCGCCGGCGTCGCCGAGCGGCTGCGCGAGTGGTCGGCACACGTGCCGATGGGCATTGCGTCCGGTGCATTCCGCGACGAGATCGTCATGGTGCTCGACTCGGCCGGACTCTCCGGGATGGTGCGCACCATCGTCGGCGCCGGTGAAACCACGCGCCACAAGCCCGAACCCGAACCTTACCTGCGGGCGCTCGAACTGCTCGGCCCCAATCTGACTCCCGGCCGATGCGTCGCGATCGAGGATTCACCATGGGGCATCACCTCCGCCCGCGAGGCCCGCATGAAGGTCGTCGCCCTGACAACCAGTTGCTCGTCCGATCGACTCTTCGACGCTCACCACCTCGTCCGGTCCTTCGAAGACCTCTCGCTCGACCTGTTGAACGACGTGGCCGCGCGGTCGTGA